In a single window of the Acipenser ruthenus chromosome 8, fAciRut3.2 maternal haplotype, whole genome shotgun sequence genome:
- the LOC117407435 gene encoding guanine nucleotide exchange factor DBS isoform X21: MALNLLSLLCKDIMEMWLQLKKITDEIMQQETSPLCAVDIEEVIKKQFAYLSGGRGKDGCPIITFPEYPTFGEIQEKEIHDVLTYLTSIPSLQAAGVGFILIIDRRQDKWTSVKGTLLRIAGSFPGNLQLILVLRPTGLFQRALSDLIFRFNKDEFKMKVPIIMLSSVTELHSYIDRTQLTQELGGTLEYCHDEWLSHRTAIEGFALMVKKTAQMLQSFGTELAETELPNDVQATTSLLEVHTEKKEKMKEDLRRALTQGHGLLESINEPIRKDPDYTLNQDELENLATVERLLGQLNETETAFDEFWDKHQSKLEQCLQLRHFEQNFREIKVPLDLATERLAAFTDPGNCTTQVEHILRDLSSHEEKTCEVLDQAKDLASEGDQLIQNNHYAVDSILPKCNELRRVTEDLASEMQLRKAFLHRCLELHQSLEKAAQWCDEGIYLLASQPVDKCQSQDGAQSALQEIERFLEAAADNKLHDLDTITNDYESILNQEFSEHVLKVLQKQEGMQEMFEKRRVSLKKLAAKQTRPVQPVAPRPEAFSKSPHSSPGLRRGSVNTFSPDKDALCRLNYRKGECNVSRTESMSEEEENLSVLRRHVMNELIETERAYVEELLCVLEGYAAEMDNPVMMHLIPAALQNKKEILFGNMTEIYQFHNRIFLRELENYIHYPELVGRCFLERMKDLQIYEKYCHNKPRSESLWRQCSDCVFFQECQKKLEHKLGLDSYLLKPVQRITKYQLLLKELLKYSKNCDGSDDLQEALTAILGILKAVNDSMHLTAITGYDGNLNDLGKLLMQGSFNVWTEHKKGHSKVKDLARFKPMQRHLFLHQKALLFCKKREENGEGYEKAPSYSFKHYLNMSAVGITENAKGDYKKFEIWCNAREEVYIVQAPTPEIKTAWVNEIRKVLTGQLNAYREASQQKSSEQVFQSDGASTPISSSPFKSYQKYNKKSDEKKSEPASPDGCFGSATSPKYPEKVRGSPTSPDNKAKRLEIKSDPTPFGFRVWGKASQSLDASEENDGYSSAEDPLNSSDAEEEAAGKKLSPGKYTVVAEYDKGNTDDLTVKSGEMVQLIREGEDGQWYVKNLNTSKEGWVSATNLLTMIGDSKSSLSLCSSESGTGSSNLSTSSSCSESCTASNTSISDIKG; encoded by the exons ATGGCATTAAATCTTTTATCCTTGCTTTGCAAGGATATCATGGAGATGTGGCTGCAGCTGAAGAAaattacag ATGAAATCATGCAGCAAGAGACCAGTCCACTGTGTGCGGTGGATATTGAAGAAGTAATAAAGAAGCAGTTTGCCTACCTATCAG GAGGTAGAGGGAAAGATGGCTGCCCCATCATCACTTTTCCTGAATATCCAACCTTCGGTGAGATCCAAGAGAAAGAAATTCATGATGTCCTCACCTACCTCACCAGCATTCCCAG CTTACAAGCTGCTGGGGTTGGATTTATCCTCATCATAGATCGAAGACAAGACAAATGGACCTCTGTGAAAGGCACCCTGCTGCGCATAGCG GGGTCCTTCCCAGGGAATCTGCAGCTCATCCTGGTGCTTCGTCCCACTGGGCTGTTCCAGCGAGCTCTCTCTGACCTCATCTTCAGATTCAACAAAGATGAGTTTAAGATGAAGGTACCG ATCATCATGCTGAGTTCAGTAACAGAATTACACAGTTACATCGATAGAACCCAGCTAACCCAAGAACTCGGCGGTACTCTGGAATATTGCCATGATGAGTGGCTTTCTCATCGGACG GCGATTGAAGGTTTTGCCCTAATGGTGAAAAAGACTGCTCAAATGCTTCAGTCTTTTGGGACTGAACTTGCGGAAACTGAACTGCCAAATGATGTGCAAGCAACCACGAGCCTTCTCGAGGTACATACAGAAAAGAAAGAGAAGATGAAG GAAGATTTGAGGCGAGCCCTAACCCAGGGACATGGACTTCTTGAAAGCATTAATGAGCCAATCAGGAAGGATCCagattacacactgaaccaggaTGAGCTGGAGAATCTGGCCACTGTGGAAAG GCTGCTCGGTCAGTTAAATGAGACTGAAACCGCTTTTGATGAATTCTGGGATAAGCATCAAAGCAAGCTTGAGCAGTGCCTGCAGCTCCGGCATTTTGAGCAGAATTTCCGGGAG ATCAAGGTGCCATTAGATCTTGCAACGGAGCGACTGGCTGCATTCACAGACCCTGGAAACTGCACCACACAAGTGGAGCACATTCTGCGAGACTTGAGTAGTCATGAAGAGAAAACTTGT GAGGTATTGGACCAGGCAAAGGACCTGGCATCGGAAGGAGATCAGCTGATCCAGAACAATCACTATGCTGTGGACTCCATTCTCCCCAAGTGCAACGAGCTGAGACGTGTGACTGAGGATCTCGCCTCGGAGATGCAGCTGAGGAAGGCTTTTCTCCACAGGTGTTTGGAGTTGCACCAGAGTCTTGAAAAG GCTGCCCAGTGGTGTGATGAAGGGATCTACCTGCTGGCTTCACAGCCTGTGGACAAGTGCCAGTCTCAGGACGGAGCCCAGTCAGCCCTGCAGGAGATCGAGAGGTTCTTGGAGGCTGCTGCTGACAACAAGCTCCACGACCTTGATACGATCACCAACGACTATGAATCGATACTTAATCAGGAGTTCAGC GAACACGTGCTGAAGGTGCTCCAGAAGCAGGAGGGGATGCAGGAAATGTTTGAGAAGCGGCGTGTGAGCCTGAAGAAGCTGGCCGCCAAACAGACCCGACCTGTTCAACCGGTGGCACCCAGGCCTGAGGCTTTCAGTAAATCTCCTCACTCGTCCCCAG GGCTCCGCAGAGGCTCTGTAAACACATTCTCCCCCGACAAAGACGCCTTGTGCAGACTAAACTACCGAAAA GGGGAATGTAACGTAAGCAGGACTGAATCTATGTCTGAGGAAGAGGAAAACCTATCGGTACTGCGAAG ACATGTGATGAATGAGCTGATTGAAACCGAGAGAGCCTATGTGGAAGAGTTACTGTGTGTACTTGAG GGATATGCAGCAGAGATGGATAACCCTGTAATGATGCATCTTATACCAGCGGCACTGCAGAATAAGAAGGAGATTCTCTTTGGTAATATGACAGAAATCTACCAATTCCATAATAG gaTATTTCTAAGGGAGCTTGAAAATTACATCCACTATCCAGAACTTGTAGGAAGGTGTTTTCTTGAAAGG ATGAAAGATTTACAGATTTATGAGAAGTACTGCCACAATAAACCCAGGTCAGAAAGCTTGTGGAGGCAGTGCTCAGACTGTGTCTTCTTTCAG GAATGCCAGAAGAAGCTAGAACATAAATTAGGTTTGGACTCTTATTTATTAAAACCCGTACAGAGGATAACGAAATATCAGTTATTATTAAAG GAGTTGTTGAAGTACAGCAAAAACTGTGATGGGTCTGACGATCTACAGGAGGCCCTGACCGCAATACTGGGGATTCTGAAAGCTGTCAACGACTCCATGCACCTGACCGCCATTACTGGATACGAT GGGAACTTGAATGATCTTGGCAAGCTGTTGATGCAAGGATCCTTTAACGTGTGGACAGAGCATAAAAAGGGACACTCGAAGGTGAAGGACCTGGCCCGTTTCAAGCCCATGCAGAGGCACCTCTTTCTGCATCAGAAGGCCCTGCTGTTCTGCAAGAAGAGAGAAGAGAACGGGGAAGGATACGAGAAGGCACCTTCCTACAGcttcaaacattatttaaat ATGAGTGCTGTTGGAATCACAGAGAATGCAAAGGGAGATTATAAAAAGTTTGAAATCTGGTGTAATGCAAGGGAAGAAGTTTACATTGTACAG gctCCAACAccagaaataaaaacagcatggGTAAATGAAATCAGGAAGGTGCTAACTGGCCAACTGAACGCATATCGCG AAGCAAGCCAACAGAAGTCTTCAGAACAAGTGTTTCAATCTGATGGAGCTAGTACACCTATTAGTTCAAG TCCATTTAAGAGTTATCAAAAATATAACAAGAAATCGGATGAGAAAAAGAGTGAACCAGCCAGCCCAGATGGCTGCTTTGGTTCAGCTACTTCCCCAAAGTACCCAGAAAAAGTCAGAG GATCTCCTACTAGCCCTGACAATAAAGCAAAACGGCTCGAGATCAAGAGCGATCCAACACCGTTTGGCTTTAGAG TTTGGGGTAAAGCATCCCAGTCTCTCGATGCATCTGAAGAAAATGATGGTTATTCCAGTGCAGAAGATCCACTCAATTCCTCGGATGCAGAGGAGGAGGCGGCAGGTAAAAAACtg agTCCTGGTAAATATACAGTAGTAGCCGAGTATGACAAAGGAAACACAGATGACCTGACAGTGAAAAGCGGAGAAATGGTCCAGCTGATTCGGGAAGGAGAAGATGGGCAATG GTATGTTAAGAACCTCAATACCAGCAAAGAGGGATGGGTTTCTGCTACAAACCTACTGACAATGATCGGGGACTCCAAATCTTCGCTTTCTTTGTGTAGCTCAG AATCAGGCACTGGTTCCAGTAACCTGAGCACATCCTCCAGCTGCAGTGAGAGTTGTACAGCCAGTAACACCAGCATCTCTGACATCAAAGGCTAA
- the LOC117407435 gene encoding guanine nucleotide exchange factor DBS isoform X22 gives MALNLLSLLCKDIMEMWLQLKKITDEIMQQETSPLCAVDIEEVIKKQFAYLSGGRGKDGCPIITFPEYPTFGEIQEKEIHDVLTYLTSIPSLQAAGVGFILIIDRRQDKWTSVKGTLLRIAGSFPGNLQLILVLRPTGLFQRALSDLIFRFNKDEFKMKVPIIMLSSVTELHSYIDRTQLTQELGGTLEYCHDEWLSHRTAIEGFALMVKKTAQMLQSFGTELAETELPNDVQATTSLLEVHTEKKEKMKEDLRRALTQGHGLLESINEPIRKDPDYTLNQDELENLATVERLLGQLNETETAFDEFWDKHQSKLEQCLQLRHFEQNFREIKVPLDLATERLAAFTDPGNCTTQVEHILRDLSSHEEKTCEVLDQAKDLASEGDQLIQNNHYAVDSILPKCNELRRVTEDLASEMQLRKAFLHRCLELHQSLEKAAQWCDEGIYLLASQPVDKCQSQDGAQSALQEIERFLEAAADNKLHDLDTITNDYESILNQEFSEHVLKVLQKQEGMQEMFEKRRVSLKKLAAKQTRPVQPVAPRPEAFSKSPHSSPGLRRGSVNTFSPDKDALCRLNYRKGECNVSRTESMSEEEENLSVLRRHVMNELIETERAYVEELLCVLEGYAAEMDNPVMMHLIPAALQNKKEILFGNMTEIYQFHNRIFLRELENYIHYPELVGRCFLERMKDLQIYEKYCHNKPRSESLWRQCSDCVFFQECQKKLEHKLGLDSYLLKPVQRITKYQLLLKELLKYSKNCDGSDDLQEALTAILGILKAVNDSMHLTAITGYDGNLNDLGKLLMQGSFNVWTEHKKGHSKVKDLARFKPMQRHLFLHQKALLFCKKREENGEGYEKAPSYSFKHYLNMSAVGITENAKGDYKKFEIWCNAREEVYIVQAPTPEIKTAWVNEIRKVLTGQLNAYREASQQKSSEQVFQSDGASTPISSSPFKSYQKYNKKSDEKKSEPASPDGCFGSATSPKYPEKVRVWGKASQSLDASEENDGYSSAEDPLNSSDAEEEAAGKKLSPGKYTVVAEYDKGNTDDLTVKSGEMVQLIREGEDGQWYVKNLNTSKEGWVSATNLLTMIGDSKSSLSLCSSESGTGSSNLSTSSSCSESCTASNTSISDIKG, from the exons ATGGCATTAAATCTTTTATCCTTGCTTTGCAAGGATATCATGGAGATGTGGCTGCAGCTGAAGAAaattacag ATGAAATCATGCAGCAAGAGACCAGTCCACTGTGTGCGGTGGATATTGAAGAAGTAATAAAGAAGCAGTTTGCCTACCTATCAG GAGGTAGAGGGAAAGATGGCTGCCCCATCATCACTTTTCCTGAATATCCAACCTTCGGTGAGATCCAAGAGAAAGAAATTCATGATGTCCTCACCTACCTCACCAGCATTCCCAG CTTACAAGCTGCTGGGGTTGGATTTATCCTCATCATAGATCGAAGACAAGACAAATGGACCTCTGTGAAAGGCACCCTGCTGCGCATAGCG GGGTCCTTCCCAGGGAATCTGCAGCTCATCCTGGTGCTTCGTCCCACTGGGCTGTTCCAGCGAGCTCTCTCTGACCTCATCTTCAGATTCAACAAAGATGAGTTTAAGATGAAGGTACCG ATCATCATGCTGAGTTCAGTAACAGAATTACACAGTTACATCGATAGAACCCAGCTAACCCAAGAACTCGGCGGTACTCTGGAATATTGCCATGATGAGTGGCTTTCTCATCGGACG GCGATTGAAGGTTTTGCCCTAATGGTGAAAAAGACTGCTCAAATGCTTCAGTCTTTTGGGACTGAACTTGCGGAAACTGAACTGCCAAATGATGTGCAAGCAACCACGAGCCTTCTCGAGGTACATACAGAAAAGAAAGAGAAGATGAAG GAAGATTTGAGGCGAGCCCTAACCCAGGGACATGGACTTCTTGAAAGCATTAATGAGCCAATCAGGAAGGATCCagattacacactgaaccaggaTGAGCTGGAGAATCTGGCCACTGTGGAAAG GCTGCTCGGTCAGTTAAATGAGACTGAAACCGCTTTTGATGAATTCTGGGATAAGCATCAAAGCAAGCTTGAGCAGTGCCTGCAGCTCCGGCATTTTGAGCAGAATTTCCGGGAG ATCAAGGTGCCATTAGATCTTGCAACGGAGCGACTGGCTGCATTCACAGACCCTGGAAACTGCACCACACAAGTGGAGCACATTCTGCGAGACTTGAGTAGTCATGAAGAGAAAACTTGT GAGGTATTGGACCAGGCAAAGGACCTGGCATCGGAAGGAGATCAGCTGATCCAGAACAATCACTATGCTGTGGACTCCATTCTCCCCAAGTGCAACGAGCTGAGACGTGTGACTGAGGATCTCGCCTCGGAGATGCAGCTGAGGAAGGCTTTTCTCCACAGGTGTTTGGAGTTGCACCAGAGTCTTGAAAAG GCTGCCCAGTGGTGTGATGAAGGGATCTACCTGCTGGCTTCACAGCCTGTGGACAAGTGCCAGTCTCAGGACGGAGCCCAGTCAGCCCTGCAGGAGATCGAGAGGTTCTTGGAGGCTGCTGCTGACAACAAGCTCCACGACCTTGATACGATCACCAACGACTATGAATCGATACTTAATCAGGAGTTCAGC GAACACGTGCTGAAGGTGCTCCAGAAGCAGGAGGGGATGCAGGAAATGTTTGAGAAGCGGCGTGTGAGCCTGAAGAAGCTGGCCGCCAAACAGACCCGACCTGTTCAACCGGTGGCACCCAGGCCTGAGGCTTTCAGTAAATCTCCTCACTCGTCCCCAG GGCTCCGCAGAGGCTCTGTAAACACATTCTCCCCCGACAAAGACGCCTTGTGCAGACTAAACTACCGAAAA GGGGAATGTAACGTAAGCAGGACTGAATCTATGTCTGAGGAAGAGGAAAACCTATCGGTACTGCGAAG ACATGTGATGAATGAGCTGATTGAAACCGAGAGAGCCTATGTGGAAGAGTTACTGTGTGTACTTGAG GGATATGCAGCAGAGATGGATAACCCTGTAATGATGCATCTTATACCAGCGGCACTGCAGAATAAGAAGGAGATTCTCTTTGGTAATATGACAGAAATCTACCAATTCCATAATAG gaTATTTCTAAGGGAGCTTGAAAATTACATCCACTATCCAGAACTTGTAGGAAGGTGTTTTCTTGAAAGG ATGAAAGATTTACAGATTTATGAGAAGTACTGCCACAATAAACCCAGGTCAGAAAGCTTGTGGAGGCAGTGCTCAGACTGTGTCTTCTTTCAG GAATGCCAGAAGAAGCTAGAACATAAATTAGGTTTGGACTCTTATTTATTAAAACCCGTACAGAGGATAACGAAATATCAGTTATTATTAAAG GAGTTGTTGAAGTACAGCAAAAACTGTGATGGGTCTGACGATCTACAGGAGGCCCTGACCGCAATACTGGGGATTCTGAAAGCTGTCAACGACTCCATGCACCTGACCGCCATTACTGGATACGAT GGGAACTTGAATGATCTTGGCAAGCTGTTGATGCAAGGATCCTTTAACGTGTGGACAGAGCATAAAAAGGGACACTCGAAGGTGAAGGACCTGGCCCGTTTCAAGCCCATGCAGAGGCACCTCTTTCTGCATCAGAAGGCCCTGCTGTTCTGCAAGAAGAGAGAAGAGAACGGGGAAGGATACGAGAAGGCACCTTCCTACAGcttcaaacattatttaaat ATGAGTGCTGTTGGAATCACAGAGAATGCAAAGGGAGATTATAAAAAGTTTGAAATCTGGTGTAATGCAAGGGAAGAAGTTTACATTGTACAG gctCCAACAccagaaataaaaacagcatggGTAAATGAAATCAGGAAGGTGCTAACTGGCCAACTGAACGCATATCGCG AAGCAAGCCAACAGAAGTCTTCAGAACAAGTGTTTCAATCTGATGGAGCTAGTACACCTATTAGTTCAAG TCCATTTAAGAGTTATCAAAAATATAACAAGAAATCGGATGAGAAAAAGAGTGAACCAGCCAGCCCAGATGGCTGCTTTGGTTCAGCTACTTCCCCAAAGTACCCAGAAAAAGTCAGAG TTTGGGGTAAAGCATCCCAGTCTCTCGATGCATCTGAAGAAAATGATGGTTATTCCAGTGCAGAAGATCCACTCAATTCCTCGGATGCAGAGGAGGAGGCGGCAGGTAAAAAACtg agTCCTGGTAAATATACAGTAGTAGCCGAGTATGACAAAGGAAACACAGATGACCTGACAGTGAAAAGCGGAGAAATGGTCCAGCTGATTCGGGAAGGAGAAGATGGGCAATG GTATGTTAAGAACCTCAATACCAGCAAAGAGGGATGGGTTTCTGCTACAAACCTACTGACAATGATCGGGGACTCCAAATCTTCGCTTTCTTTGTGTAGCTCAG AATCAGGCACTGGTTCCAGTAACCTGAGCACATCCTCCAGCTGCAGTGAGAGTTGTACAGCCAGTAACACCAGCATCTCTGACATCAAAGGCTAA
- the LOC117407435 gene encoding guanine nucleotide exchange factor DBS isoform X14: MALNLLSLLCKDIMEMWLQLKKITDEIMQQETSPLCAVDIEEVIKKQFAYLSGGRGKDGCPIITFPEYPTFGEIQEKEIHDVLTYLTSIPSLQAAGVGFILIIDRRQDKWTSVKGTLLRIAGSFPGNLQLILVLRPTGLFQRALSDLIFRFNKDEFKMKVPIIMLSSVTELHSYIDRTQLTQELGGTLEYCHDEWLSHRTAIEGFALMVKKTAQMLQSFGTELAETELPNDVQATTSLLEVHTEKKEKMKEDLRRALTQGHGLLESINEPIRKDPDYTLNQDELENLATVERLLGQLNETETAFDEFWDKHQSKLEQCLQLRHFEQNFREIKVPLDLATERLAAFTDPGNCTTQVEHILRDLSSHEEKTCEVLDQAKDLASEGDQLIQNNHYAVDSILPKCNELRRVTEDLASEMQLRKAFLHRCLELHQSLEKAAQWCDEGIYLLASQPVDKCQSQDGAQSALQEIERFLEAAADNKLHDLDTITNDYESILNQEFSEHVLKVLQKQEGMQEMFEKRRVSLKKLAAKQTRPVQPVAPRPEAFSKSPHSSPGLRRGSVNTFSPDKDALCRLNYRKGECNVSRTESMSEEEENLSVLRRHVMNELIETERAYVEELLCVLEGYAAEMDNPVMMHLIPAALQNKKEILFGNMTEIYQFHNRIFLRELENYIHYPELVGRCFLERMKDLQIYEKYCHNKPRSESLWRQCSDCVFFQECQKKLEHKLGLDSYLLKPVQRITKYQLLLKELLKYSKNCDGSDDLQEALTAILGILKAVNDSMHLTAITGYDGNLNDLGKLLMQGSFNVWTEHKKGHSKVKDLARFKPMQRHLFLHQKALLFCKKREENGEGYEKAPSYSFKHYLNMSAVGITENAKGDYKKFEIWCNAREEVYIVQAPTPEIKTAWVNEIRKVLTGQLNAYREASQQKSSEQVFQSDGASTPISSSSPFKSYQKYNKKSDEKKSEPASPDGCFGSATSPKYPEKVRDEATTSPTSERSAGAKKRFTLQGFSNLKNQKESPPPTVKSRTLPISLLSRPGSPTSPDNKAKRLEIKSDPTPFGFRDVSPHTTMTRVKWLSTSSLLQAKRTVWGKASQSLDASEENDGYSSAEDPLNSSDAEEEAAGKKLSPGKYTVVAEYDKGNTDDLTVKSGEMVQLIREGEDGQWYVKNLNTSKEGWVSATNLLTMIGDSKSSLSLCSSESGTGSSNLSTSSSCSESCTASNTSISDIKG; this comes from the exons ATGGCATTAAATCTTTTATCCTTGCTTTGCAAGGATATCATGGAGATGTGGCTGCAGCTGAAGAAaattacag ATGAAATCATGCAGCAAGAGACCAGTCCACTGTGTGCGGTGGATATTGAAGAAGTAATAAAGAAGCAGTTTGCCTACCTATCAG GAGGTAGAGGGAAAGATGGCTGCCCCATCATCACTTTTCCTGAATATCCAACCTTCGGTGAGATCCAAGAGAAAGAAATTCATGATGTCCTCACCTACCTCACCAGCATTCCCAG CTTACAAGCTGCTGGGGTTGGATTTATCCTCATCATAGATCGAAGACAAGACAAATGGACCTCTGTGAAAGGCACCCTGCTGCGCATAGCG GGGTCCTTCCCAGGGAATCTGCAGCTCATCCTGGTGCTTCGTCCCACTGGGCTGTTCCAGCGAGCTCTCTCTGACCTCATCTTCAGATTCAACAAAGATGAGTTTAAGATGAAGGTACCG ATCATCATGCTGAGTTCAGTAACAGAATTACACAGTTACATCGATAGAACCCAGCTAACCCAAGAACTCGGCGGTACTCTGGAATATTGCCATGATGAGTGGCTTTCTCATCGGACG GCGATTGAAGGTTTTGCCCTAATGGTGAAAAAGACTGCTCAAATGCTTCAGTCTTTTGGGACTGAACTTGCGGAAACTGAACTGCCAAATGATGTGCAAGCAACCACGAGCCTTCTCGAGGTACATACAGAAAAGAAAGAGAAGATGAAG GAAGATTTGAGGCGAGCCCTAACCCAGGGACATGGACTTCTTGAAAGCATTAATGAGCCAATCAGGAAGGATCCagattacacactgaaccaggaTGAGCTGGAGAATCTGGCCACTGTGGAAAG GCTGCTCGGTCAGTTAAATGAGACTGAAACCGCTTTTGATGAATTCTGGGATAAGCATCAAAGCAAGCTTGAGCAGTGCCTGCAGCTCCGGCATTTTGAGCAGAATTTCCGGGAG ATCAAGGTGCCATTAGATCTTGCAACGGAGCGACTGGCTGCATTCACAGACCCTGGAAACTGCACCACACAAGTGGAGCACATTCTGCGAGACTTGAGTAGTCATGAAGAGAAAACTTGT GAGGTATTGGACCAGGCAAAGGACCTGGCATCGGAAGGAGATCAGCTGATCCAGAACAATCACTATGCTGTGGACTCCATTCTCCCCAAGTGCAACGAGCTGAGACGTGTGACTGAGGATCTCGCCTCGGAGATGCAGCTGAGGAAGGCTTTTCTCCACAGGTGTTTGGAGTTGCACCAGAGTCTTGAAAAG GCTGCCCAGTGGTGTGATGAAGGGATCTACCTGCTGGCTTCACAGCCTGTGGACAAGTGCCAGTCTCAGGACGGAGCCCAGTCAGCCCTGCAGGAGATCGAGAGGTTCTTGGAGGCTGCTGCTGACAACAAGCTCCACGACCTTGATACGATCACCAACGACTATGAATCGATACTTAATCAGGAGTTCAGC GAACACGTGCTGAAGGTGCTCCAGAAGCAGGAGGGGATGCAGGAAATGTTTGAGAAGCGGCGTGTGAGCCTGAAGAAGCTGGCCGCCAAACAGACCCGACCTGTTCAACCGGTGGCACCCAGGCCTGAGGCTTTCAGTAAATCTCCTCACTCGTCCCCAG GGCTCCGCAGAGGCTCTGTAAACACATTCTCCCCCGACAAAGACGCCTTGTGCAGACTAAACTACCGAAAA GGGGAATGTAACGTAAGCAGGACTGAATCTATGTCTGAGGAAGAGGAAAACCTATCGGTACTGCGAAG ACATGTGATGAATGAGCTGATTGAAACCGAGAGAGCCTATGTGGAAGAGTTACTGTGTGTACTTGAG GGATATGCAGCAGAGATGGATAACCCTGTAATGATGCATCTTATACCAGCGGCACTGCAGAATAAGAAGGAGATTCTCTTTGGTAATATGACAGAAATCTACCAATTCCATAATAG gaTATTTCTAAGGGAGCTTGAAAATTACATCCACTATCCAGAACTTGTAGGAAGGTGTTTTCTTGAAAGG ATGAAAGATTTACAGATTTATGAGAAGTACTGCCACAATAAACCCAGGTCAGAAAGCTTGTGGAGGCAGTGCTCAGACTGTGTCTTCTTTCAG GAATGCCAGAAGAAGCTAGAACATAAATTAGGTTTGGACTCTTATTTATTAAAACCCGTACAGAGGATAACGAAATATCAGTTATTATTAAAG GAGTTGTTGAAGTACAGCAAAAACTGTGATGGGTCTGACGATCTACAGGAGGCCCTGACCGCAATACTGGGGATTCTGAAAGCTGTCAACGACTCCATGCACCTGACCGCCATTACTGGATACGAT GGGAACTTGAATGATCTTGGCAAGCTGTTGATGCAAGGATCCTTTAACGTGTGGACAGAGCATAAAAAGGGACACTCGAAGGTGAAGGACCTGGCCCGTTTCAAGCCCATGCAGAGGCACCTCTTTCTGCATCAGAAGGCCCTGCTGTTCTGCAAGAAGAGAGAAGAGAACGGGGAAGGATACGAGAAGGCACCTTCCTACAGcttcaaacattatttaaat ATGAGTGCTGTTGGAATCACAGAGAATGCAAAGGGAGATTATAAAAAGTTTGAAATCTGGTGTAATGCAAGGGAAGAAGTTTACATTGTACAG gctCCAACAccagaaataaaaacagcatggGTAAATGAAATCAGGAAGGTGCTAACTGGCCAACTGAACGCATATCGCG AAGCAAGCCAACAGAAGTCTTCAGAACAAGTGTTTCAATCTGATGGAGCTAGTACACCTATTAGTTCAAG TAGTCCATTTAAGAGTTATCAAAAATATAACAAGAAATCGGATGAGAAAAAGAGTGAACCAGCCAGCCCAGATGGCTGCTTTGGTTCAGCTACTTCCCCAAAGTACCCAGAAAAAGTCAGAG ATGAAGCCACAACTAGCCCTACCTCAGAGCGTTCTGCGGGGGCTAAAAAGCGTTTTACTTTACAGGGCTTCAGTAACCTTAAGAATCAGAAAG AATCGCCACCTCCCACGGTTAAAAGTCGAACGTTACCAATCTCACTTCTTTCAAGACCAG GATCTCCTACTAGCCCTGACAATAAAGCAAAACGGCTCGAGATCAAGAGCGATCCAACACCGTTTGGCTTTAGAG ATGTGAGTCCACATACAACAATGACTCGAGTAAAATGGCTCAGTACCTCTAGTCTGTTACAAGCAAAAAGGACAG TTTGGGGTAAAGCATCCCAGTCTCTCGATGCATCTGAAGAAAATGATGGTTATTCCAGTGCAGAAGATCCACTCAATTCCTCGGATGCAGAGGAGGAGGCGGCAGGTAAAAAACtg agTCCTGGTAAATATACAGTAGTAGCCGAGTATGACAAAGGAAACACAGATGACCTGACAGTGAAAAGCGGAGAAATGGTCCAGCTGATTCGGGAAGGAGAAGATGGGCAATG GTATGTTAAGAACCTCAATACCAGCAAAGAGGGATGGGTTTCTGCTACAAACCTACTGACAATGATCGGGGACTCCAAATCTTCGCTTTCTTTGTGTAGCTCAG AATCAGGCACTGGTTCCAGTAACCTGAGCACATCCTCCAGCTGCAGTGAGAGTTGTACAGCCAGTAACACCAGCATCTCTGACATCAAAGGCTAA